In the Colletotrichum lupini chromosome 1, complete sequence genome, one interval contains:
- a CDS encoding 2OG-Fe(II)oxygenase superfamily protein: MPSAVSELYQYTHVPETEENLDWADLPTIDLAKYGTPEGNKELADTLIEAIRTKGFFYVINYGISQEAVDAQFALGQKFYELPLDEKLKYEPDLDSGDYNGYRPAGRRFLSGGLKDKTEVWNMATRAGHITQPLPKLLEDRKEDIEGFAKNLHDKVLDPLNHLIALALELPEDFFTRVHKWETHDESHLRYMKYSKFTPEEIKQLDDGLWSRGHTDLGTITLLFRQPVAALQIRDHETGDWKWAKPLDGSLTVNTCDALSFLTGGYVKSTVHRVSVPPKDQRHVDRLGLLYFARPQNDLVLKTIDSPVLKREGFTQNEFEAGEHPVPTMGEFTTLKQTWQQRKGVSYQNSEGQEILPGFKGQYFK, from the exons ATGCCGTCTGCTGTGTCCGAACTGTACCAATACACCCACGTCCCAGAGACGGAGGAGAACCTCGATTGGGCTGACC TTCCCACCATTGATCTTGCAAAGTATGGGACACCAGAGGGCAACAAGGAGCTTGCCGATACACTGATCGAGGCCATTCGTACCAAGGGCTTCTTCTATGTTATCAACTATGGCATCTCGCAAGAGGCCGTCGACGCACAATTTGCTCTTGGCCAGAAATTTTACGAGCTGCCGTTGGACGAGAAACTCAAGTATGAGCCGGATTTGGATTCTGGAGATTACAATGGATACCGTCCCGCTGGTCGGCGGTTTTTGAGCGGTGGCCTCAAGGATAAGACAGAAGTATGGAACATGGCTA CTCGCGCTGGACACATCACACAACCTTTGCCCAAGCTTCTGGAAGATCGCAAGGAAGATATTGAAGGATTCGCAAAG AACCTCCATGATAAGGTGCTAGACCCCCTGAACCACCTCATCGCCCTGGCTTTAGAGCTGCCCGAGGACTTCTTTACACGCGTACACAAGTGGGAGACTCACGATGAGTCTCATCTGCGCTACATGAAGTATTCCAAGTTCACTCCAGAAGAGATTAAGCAACTCGATGATGGCCTGTGGTCCCGCGGCCACACAGATCTGGGGACGATCACCCTGCTTTTCCGTCAACCCGTTGCCGCCCTACAAATCAGGGATCATGAGACCGGCGACTGGAAGTGGGCTAAGCCGCTCGATGGCAGTCTTACCGTCAACACATGCGATGCCCTCAGCTTCCTGACGGGTGGTTACGTCAAGTCCACGGTTCACCGG GTATCTGTGCCGCCTAAGGACCAGCGCCATGTCGATCGCCTGGGTTTGTTGTACTTCGCGCGTCCTCAAAACGACCTCGTACTGAAGACGATTGACTCACCAGTGCTCAAGCGCGAGGGCTTTACTCAGAACGAGTTCGAGGCTGGCGAACACCCGGTGCCGACCATGGGAGAGTTCACCACCCTCAAGCAGACTTGGCAGCAAAGGAAAGGGGTCAGCTATCAGAACTCGGAAGGACAGGAGATCCTCCCGGGATTCAAGGGCCAATACTTCAAGTAG
- a CDS encoding major facilitator superfamily transporter — protein sequence MAPNQRPATGDTFSHDATETTPLLIAGDIAPTADPDVSKATTLNEPSQENETPDDDDKPLPVWQVFWLCYARLVEPMAFFCIFPYISQMAEENGHLAKADVGFYSGLIESLFSLTQAVVMIFWGRLSDRIGRKPVLVFSLCGVTIATSIFGMAQTIWQMILFRCLAGVFGGSLVTMRTMIAEHVTQKTQARAFSWFALSGNLGIFFGPLLGGALADPAHQYPSVFKAQFFFDYPYALSSFCVGFIGLTATITSILFVEETLVKEKHSSNDDAAAPPKKDKGSIKQIVKSPGASNVLFVYGYLMLLALSYTAVVPVFWFTPVELGGYGFTPLQISVMMSVNGIAQVSWLLIIFPPLQHRIGTNGVLRACAYAYPWFFLICPLGNVVLKLGVHNPAWVTFFWVFMPIALTIGCGVSMSFTAIQLSLNDISPSPRVLGTLNALALTGASVIRAFSPASFTTLFAIGANTQALGGYAIWVLMVALAAGLIFAVRNLYGPEDLKKAREQEQAESS from the coding sequence ATGGCGCCGAACCAGAGGCCGGCAACCGGCGACACCTTCAGTCACGACGCGACGGAGACTACTCCATTGCTCATCGCCGGCGATATCGCTCCGACTGCTGACCCCGATGTCTCCAAGGCCACAACACTTAATGAGCCATCCCAAGAGAACGAGACTCCGGACGACGATGATAAGCCATTGCCGGTATGGCAAGTCTTTTGGCTATGCTACGCGCGACTTGTAGAGCCCATGGCCTTCTTCTGCATCTTTCCGTACATCAGCCAGATGGCCGAAGAGAACGGCCACCTCGCCAAAGCGGACGTCGGTTTCTACAGCGGTCTCATCGAGTCGCTCTTCTCCCTGACCCAGGCCGTCGTCATGATCTTCTGGGGCAGACTCTCTGATCGGATCGGCCGCAAACCCGTCCTCGTCTTCTCCCTCTGCGGTGTTACCATCGCCACATCCATTTTCGGCATGGCACAGACCATTTGGCAGATGATCCTCTTCCGATGCCTGGCAGGCGTGTTTGGCGGATCTCTTGTCACGATGCGCACCATGATTGCCGAGCACGTTACTCAAAAGACGCAAGCCAGGGCCTTTAGTTGGTTTGCTCTGAGCGGTAACCTAGGAATCTTCTTCGGGCCCCTTCTCGGCGGGGCCCTCGCCGATCCGGCGCATCAGTACCCGAGCGTTTTCAAAGCTCAATTCTTTTTCGACTACCCTTACGCACTATCCAGCTTCTGCGTTGGCTTCATTGGTTTGACGGCGACCATCACTAGCATACTGTTTGTCGAGGAAACACTGGTCAAGGAGAAGCACAGCAGCAACGACGATGCAGCAGCACCGCCCAAGAAGGACAAGGGCTCCATCAAACAGATCGTCAAGTCGCCAGGCGCTTCCAATGTCCTCTTCGTGTACGGTTACCTCATGCTCCTCGCATTGTCCTACACGGCCGTCGTCCCCGTCTTTTGGTTCACCCCAGTCGAGCTTGGTGGCTACGGCTTCACCCCTCTGCAAATCTCCGTTATGATGTCCGTCAACGGTATCGCCCAAGTCTCATGGCTTCTCATCATCTTCCCGCCACTGCAACATCGCATAGGCACGAACGGTGTGCTGCGTGCCTGCGCCTATGCGTACCCTTGGTTCTTCCTCATCTGCCCTCTCGGCAACGTCGTCCTTAAGCTCGGTGTACACAATCCGGCCTGGGTCACGTTCTTCTGGGTCTTCATGCCCATTGCTCTCACTATCGGCTGCGGCGTGAGCATGAGCTTCACTGCCATACAATTGTCGTTGAACGATATCTCGCCCAGCCCTCGTGTTCTGGGAACGCTGAACGCTTTGGCTCTTACCGGAGCAAGCGTCATCAGGGCATTTTCTCCGGCCTCATTCACCACCCTATTTGCCATAGGTGCTAACACTCAGGCCCTAGGCGGTTATGCCATCTGGGTTCTGATGGTTGCACTCGCAGCTGGGCTGATTTTCGCCGTGAGGAACCTCTATGGGCCGGAGGATTTGAAGAAGGCCAGGGAACAAGAGCAGGCTGAGTCATCTTAG
- a CDS encoding major facilitator superfamily transporter: MGSFGQKVKGNKIGAVILSVFDWYPSHYPAEERKLLRKLDLAILVFGSLSFFCRFLGQQNVTNAYVSGMREDLDSHGNELNYYVVAYNTAYVIGQIPLMTLQTKAKIAPFLLPSLQIIWAVIAFSQSTIKHSWHLYILRAITGFLEASSFGGTHLILGSWFKNEELFKRAGVWFMGNSLGSMFSGYLQAAAYRNLNGVFGRAGWRWLFIVQGIITLPISFLGFAFWPGLPTSPKRWYFSAEEHALAVKRMPTVEQEGITWKTFKYTLSRPMWWICVPCYIFLCQAHYWTGYMALWLKAAGYSVELVNILPTFIDLLRALSSWLGTTLAGCLSLRGLWSFQASFVLFSCIVLSIWNVPDILKFLAFYFGGFSGMASPILYSWLNSTLKENYGERGLIISSMMTLGFCGQIWIPLFTFPTVEAPRYPHGYPAATVFEVAMWAFLMFGTWYMKRWKHKHPDLEMRLATEGAAAEGSSVIGSDSDRPDGDSPAHRYTGKGEEIVATQPMHIPAAKDSPDDFSLREKKIDLQD; encoded by the exons ATGGGGTCATTCGGTCAAAAGGTGAAGGGGAACAAGATAGGGGCAGTGATATTGTCAGTATTTGACTGGTACC CCTCCCACTATCCTGCAGAGGAGCGAAAACTTTTGCGAAAACTCGATCTCGCGATTCTGGTCTTTGGAAGTTTGTCTT TCTTTTGCAGA TTCCTTGGGCAGCAAAATGTCACCAACGCATATGTATCAGGCATGCGCGAGGATCTTGATTCTCACGGCAACGAGTTGAACTACTATGTCGTCGCTT ACAACACCGCGTACGTCATTGGCCAAATCCCGCTCATGACTCTGCAAACGAAGGCAAAGAT TGCACCTTTTCTGTTGCCTTCCCTCCAGATCATCTGGGCAGTCATCGCCTTTTCTCAGTCCACAATCAAGCATAGCTGGCATCTGTACATCCTTCGCGCCATTACAGGTTTTCTCGAAGCTTCCTCATTCGGTGGCACTCATCTCATTC tggGCAGTTGGTTCAAGAACGAAGAGCTCTTCAAGCGAGCCGGAGTATGGTTCATGGGTAACTCCTTAGGCTCCATGTTCTCTGGCTACTTGCAGGCTGCGGCGTATCGAAACCTCAACGGCGTTTTTGGACGTGCAGGGTGGCGATGGCTCTTCATTGTCCAGGGTATCATCACTCTACCCATCTCCTTCCTGGGTTTCGCGTTTTGGCCTGGCCTTCCAACTTCACCCAAGAGGTGGTACTTCTCTGCGGAGGAGCACGCCCTCGCTGTCAAGCGGATGCCAACGGTTGAGCAGGAGGGCATTACGTGGAAGACGTTCAAGTATACGCTCTCCAGACCGATGTGGTGGATTTGCGTTCCTTGTTACAT CTTCTTGTGCCAAGCACACTACTGGACAGGCTACATGGCTTTGTGGCTAAAGGCTGCTGGATACTCTGTTGAATTGGTGAATATTTTGCCGACTTTCATCGACCTTCTGCGGGCATTGTCTTCCTGGCTGGGAACTACATTAGCGGGTTGTTTGAGTTTGAGGGGCCTTTGGTCTTTCCAGGCG TCATTTGTGCTCTTCTCTTGCATAGTCCTGTCGATATGGAACGTCCCCGACATCCTCAAATTCCTCGCATTCTATTTCGGAGGTTTCTCTGGAATGGCATCCCCGATCTTG TATTCCTGGTTGAACTCTACACTCAAAGAGAATTACGGTGAAAGAGGTCTTATCATCTCTTCGATGATGACCCTCGGATTCTGTGGACAGATTTGGATCCCTCTCTTCACCTTCCCAACCGTCGAAGCTCCGCGCTATCCCCACGGGTATCCCGCAGCTACAGTATTCGAAGTCGCAATGTGGGCTTTTCTCATGTTTGGCACATGGTACATGAAGAGATGGAAGCACAAGCATCCTGACCTGGAGATGAGGCTTGCGACCGAAGGAGCTGCCGCGGAAGGCTCCTCAGTCATTGGATCTGATTCCGATAGGCCCGACGGAGATAGCCCGGCTCACCGGTATACAGGCAAAGGGGAAGAAATTGTGGCCACTCAGCCT ATGCATATTCCAGCGGCAAAGGATTCACCGGATGACTTTAGTCTTCG CGAGAAGAAGATCGATCTGCAGGACTGA